Proteins co-encoded in one Betaproteobacteria bacterium genomic window:
- a CDS encoding EVE domain-containing protein translates to MGHWLMKSEPSEVSVDDVARMPKKTVPWFGVRNYQARNFMRDEMKVGDPVLFYHSSCEEPGVAGIARVARSAYPDETQFDPRSKYFDAKSTREAPRWLNVDVQLVRKTRLVGLQELRGYPELAEMRLLQRGNRLSITPVTPDEWSFIESIL, encoded by the coding sequence ATGGGTCATTGGCTGATGAAATCCGAGCCATCCGAGGTCAGCGTCGACGACGTCGCCAGGATGCCAAAGAAGACCGTTCCCTGGTTCGGGGTGCGCAACTACCAGGCGCGCAATTTCATGCGCGACGAGATGAAAGTGGGTGACCCGGTGCTCTTCTACCATTCCAGCTGCGAGGAACCGGGCGTCGCGGGCATCGCCCGAGTGGCCCGTTCCGCCTATCCCGACGAAACCCAGTTCGACCCCCGCAGCAAGTACTTCGACGCGAAGTCGACTCGTGAAGCCCCGCGGTGGCTGAACGTGGACGTCCAGCTCGTGCGCAAGACCCGTCTTGTCGGTCTGCAGGAGTTGCGGGGATATCCGGAACTGGCCGAGATGCGCCTCCTGCAACGGGGCAATCGGCTGTCCATCACACCGGTCACTCCTGACGAGTGGTCCTTCATCGAGTCCATCCTGTGA
- a CDS encoding sulfite exporter TauE/SafE family protein encodes MDISVWWAIYPLMGLFAGFFAGLLGIGGGMILVSLMVFAFNAQGFPAERVMHLALGSSLATIIFTSLKSMQSHHRHGAVRWDIVKRSAAGLVLGTLAGSALAEALRSKALAVLFTAFVVYSAVNMMLDLKPKPNRQLPGTLGMQVAAAAVGIASALVGAGGGFLAVPLMSMCNVPMRQCVATSAAFGLPIAISGTIGFLVGGWNKDHLPALSVGYLYLPAVIGIVVGTFVTVPLGARVAHTIPVSRLKKVFAVILSIMAVKMTLSLM; translated from the coding sequence ATCGACATCTCCGTGTGGTGGGCGATCTACCCACTGATGGGATTGTTCGCCGGGTTCTTCGCCGGGTTGCTGGGCATCGGCGGCGGGATGATCCTGGTGAGCCTGATGGTGTTCGCGTTCAATGCGCAGGGGTTCCCCGCCGAACGGGTGATGCATCTCGCGCTGGGATCCTCGCTCGCCACGATCATCTTCACCTCACTGAAGAGCATGCAGTCCCATCATCGCCACGGTGCCGTCCGCTGGGACATCGTCAAGCGTTCGGCGGCGGGTCTGGTCCTCGGAACTCTGGCGGGCAGCGCTCTCGCCGAAGCCTTGCGGTCGAAAGCGCTCGCCGTGCTGTTCACTGCGTTTGTCGTGTATTCCGCGGTCAACATGATGCTGGACCTGAAGCCCAAGCCCAACCGGCAGCTACCGGGCACGCTGGGCATGCAGGTGGCAGCAGCGGCAGTGGGCATTGCGTCCGCTCTGGTGGGAGCGGGAGGAGGATTCCTGGCTGTCCCGCTGATGAGCATGTGCAATGTGCCGATGCGGCAGTGCGTGGCCACCTCCGCGGCGTTCGGATTGCCCATCGCGATTTCCGGCACGATCGGTTTTCTGGTGGGAGGCTGGAACAAGGATCACCTGCCGGCATTGTCGGTGGGATATCTTTACCTGCCGGCGGTCATCGGGATCGTCGTGGGCACGTTCGTCACCGTGCCGCTCGGGGCACGTGTTGCTCACACGATTCCGGTGTCGCGACTCAAGAAGGTGTTTGCGGTGATTCTGTCGATCATGGCCGTCAAGATGACTCTGTCGCTCATGTGA
- a CDS encoding D-amino acid dehydrogenase: MHVMILGSGLLGTATAWFLSDSGHEVTVVDRQPGSGLETSFANGGQISVSHAEPWANPHAPAQLLKWLGKEDAPLLFRWRLDPALWGWGLRFLGECRPSRTRDNIAQLVNLGVYSRATLQTLRRELGLEYDQLECGILHFFTRDDSLAAGIDAAAAMREYGCDSQPVSAARCLEIEPALRHSTIAIVGGTYTPSDESGNAYRFTSALAEHCRLRGVRFLYETHIDRIVVEGEKLSGVQVRDAAGASRVERADAYVMACGSYSPLLLKPAGVSIPVYPAKGYSITVPVLPDGEAPRVSLTDDEEKLVFSRLGPELRVAGTAEFNGYNVEINQARCEAIVRRVAALFPAAGDYGGARYWTGLRPATPGNVPLIGRTRYPNLYLNTGHGTLGWTHSCGSGRALADIIGGRRPEVDFRFLGIDRPAP, translated from the coding sequence ATGCACGTGATGATTCTCGGCAGCGGCCTGCTCGGGACTGCCACCGCCTGGTTCCTGTCCGACTCCGGGCACGAAGTCACGGTCGTGGACCGGCAGCCAGGCTCCGGCCTCGAGACCAGTTTCGCGAACGGCGGCCAGATCTCGGTCAGTCATGCCGAACCCTGGGCCAATCCGCATGCGCCCGCGCAGTTGCTGAAATGGCTGGGAAAGGAAGATGCCCCTCTGCTCTTCCGCTGGCGGCTCGACCCGGCCCTCTGGGGATGGGGTCTGAGATTCCTGGGCGAATGCAGGCCATCGAGGACACGCGACAACATCGCCCAGCTCGTCAATCTGGGGGTCTACAGTCGTGCGACCCTGCAAACGCTGCGGCGCGAGCTCGGTCTGGAGTACGACCAGCTCGAATGTGGAATCCTTCACTTCTTCACCCGGGACGACAGCCTCGCCGCCGGAATCGATGCGGCGGCGGCCATGCGGGAATACGGGTGCGACAGCCAGCCGGTCAGTGCGGCACGATGCCTCGAGATCGAGCCGGCCCTTCGTCATTCCACCATTGCGATTGTGGGGGGCACCTACACGCCATCGGACGAGTCCGGAAACGCCTACCGGTTCACGTCAGCCCTTGCCGAACATTGCCGGCTGCGCGGCGTGAGGTTTCTGTACGAGACGCACATCGACCGAATCGTTGTCGAGGGAGAGAAGCTGAGCGGCGTTCAGGTGCGCGATGCCGCCGGCGCTTCCCGGGTGGAGCGGGCTGACGCCTACGTCATGGCGTGTGGCAGCTACAGTCCCCTCTTGCTGAAACCGGCGGGTGTTTCCATTCCTGTCTATCCTGCCAAGGGCTATTCCATCACGGTGCCCGTCTTGCCGGACGGCGAGGCGCCCCGCGTCAGCCTGACGGATGACGAAGAAAAACTCGTCTTCTCGCGGTTGGGACCGGAATTGCGGGTCGCCGGGACAGCCGAGTTCAATGGTTACAACGTCGAGATCAATCAGGCGCGCTGCGAAGCGATCGTCCGGCGTGTGGCGGCGCTGTTCCCCGCGGCGGGCGACTACGGGGGTGCGCGCTACTGGACCGGACTGCGGCCGGCGACCCCTGGCAACGTTCCCCTGATCGGCCGCACCCGATATCCGAACCTCTATCTCAACACGGGCCACGGCACACTGGGATGGACACACTCGTGCGGTTCGGGACGTGCATTGGCCGACATCATCGGGGGCAGGAGGCCGGAGGTCGATTTCCGCTTCCTGGGCATCGATCGGCCCGCTCCCTGA
- a CDS encoding Rieske 2Fe-2S domain-containing protein, with protein MNPGWRDHPAAPRRGTALCAFGDLVDGEGREFTFGAPDLPLRIVVVRRGDRAWAYVNCCPHNYVPLNDQPDRFVTFDHEWLICSIHGAIFRYEDGYCEDGPCRGRSLEAVDLYNDGGQLSIG; from the coding sequence GTGAATCCGGGGTGGCGGGATCACCCCGCCGCCCCTCGCCGCGGTACCGCGCTTTGCGCCTTCGGCGATCTCGTCGATGGCGAGGGACGCGAGTTCACCTTCGGTGCGCCGGACCTGCCGTTGCGAATCGTCGTGGTGCGTAGGGGCGATCGCGCGTGGGCGTACGTGAATTGCTGTCCTCACAATTACGTGCCGCTCAATGACCAACCCGACCGTTTCGTGACGTTCGACCACGAATGGCTGATCTGCTCGATTCACGGGGCAATCTTCAGGTACGAGGATGGGTACTGCGAGGACGGCCCGTGCCGCGGCCGGTCCCTGGAGGCAGTGGATCTGTACAACGACGGCGGGCAGCTCAGCATCGGCTGA
- a CDS encoding transcriptional regulator — protein sequence MQMHPRKLIVIITESPLESMLVKDVTALGAHGYTICDVRGGGRHGVREGAWEADRNIRMEVICDEPTADAIAEHVRLKYALNFATTVFVADIGVLRPEKF from the coding sequence ATGCAGATGCATCCACGCAAGCTCATCGTGATCATCACCGAGTCGCCGCTCGAATCCATGCTGGTGAAGGACGTGACGGCCCTGGGAGCACACGGGTACACGATTTGCGACGTGCGTGGTGGTGGCCGGCACGGTGTTCGCGAAGGTGCATGGGAGGCCGATCGAAACATCCGGATGGAAGTCATCTGCGATGAGCCGACGGCCGATGCGATCGCCGAACATGTCCGGCTGAAATACGCCCTCAATTTCGCCACAACGGTGTTCGTGGCGGACATCGGGGTGCTAAGACCGGAAAAGTTTTGA
- a CDS encoding sodium-dependent bicarbonate transport family permease: MDPVVLFFLLGLVARLLRSDLRLPEAMYEGLSIYLLLAIGLKGGVELAKHPLLPLLPQLGGAVLLGIVLPLLAYPVLRRIGSFAKPDAASIAAHYGSVSMVTFAVATAYLLERNITHEQYMPLFVVFMEVPGIVVGILLARMGSGRTIQWPTLAHEVFLGRSVVLLAGGLIIGWFAGPDALQPQSRLFFDLFKAVLGLFMLEMGLVAASRIQDLRRTGAFLVLFGTLVPCLFAVLGILVARVVDLSPGGAMLLGTLAASASYIAAPAAMRIAVPEANPSYSLAASLGVTFPFNVVVGIPLYHRFAEALFG, encoded by the coding sequence ATGGATCCCGTCGTTCTCTTCTTCCTGCTGGGACTCGTCGCCCGCCTGTTGCGCTCAGACCTCCGATTGCCGGAGGCGATGTACGAAGGGCTTTCCATCTATCTCCTGCTCGCCATCGGCCTGAAGGGCGGCGTCGAGCTGGCGAAACACCCGCTGTTGCCCCTGCTTCCGCAGCTTGGCGGCGCCGTCCTCCTCGGAATCGTCCTGCCGTTGCTCGCGTATCCGGTGCTCAGGCGCATCGGCAGTTTCGCCAAGCCCGACGCGGCTTCCATCGCCGCCCACTATGGCTCCGTCAGCATGGTGACGTTTGCCGTCGCGACCGCCTATCTGCTCGAGCGCAATATCACCCACGAGCAATACATGCCGCTCTTCGTCGTCTTCATGGAAGTGCCCGGCATCGTCGTGGGAATACTGCTCGCCCGCATGGGCAGCGGGAGGACCATTCAATGGCCTACCCTGGCGCACGAAGTGTTTCTCGGGCGCAGTGTCGTGCTGTTGGCGGGCGGCCTGATCATCGGCTGGTTCGCGGGACCCGACGCACTGCAACCGCAGAGCCGCCTGTTCTTCGATCTCTTCAAGGCCGTCCTGGGCCTTTTCATGCTCGAGATGGGTCTCGTTGCCGCGAGCCGGATACAGGATCTTCGACGCACCGGTGCGTTCCTCGTGCTATTCGGGACCCTCGTGCCCTGCCTCTTTGCCGTGCTGGGGATTCTCGTCGCGCGTGTCGTCGACTTGTCCCCCGGAGGGGCGATGCTTCTTGGCACGCTAGCCGCTAGTGCCTCGTACATTGCAGCGCCGGCCGCCATGCGCATCGCGGTTCCCGAAGCGAATCCGTCGTACTCCCTGGCGGCTTCGCTGGGCGTGACGTTTCCCTTCAACGTCGTGGTCGGCATTCCCCTGTATCACCGCTTCGCCGAGGCCCTTTTCGGGTGA
- a CDS encoding threonylcarbamoyl-AMP synthase, with product MNGDEASEEAILRAADLLAHGGLVAFPTETVYGLGADASNEAAVRRIFLAKGRPADHPVIVHVAGSAQLASWVRHVPEPARRLAEAFWPGPLTMVLERAEHVLDIITGGQNTVGIRVPSHPVAQKMLRAFGGGVAGPSANRFGHVSPTTAAHVRAEFGDSLDMILEGGQSEVGIESTIVDLSRGHPFLLRPGIISVEQLEAVLGETVRRPDAHSPRASGTLASHYAPTTPTRLVAPDALERTLAIAGVRVGVLARRPRGANLSAAVWVEAPDDAGRYAHELYADLRYLDTSRCDLILVEQVPDSREWDAIRDRIGRAASPERN from the coding sequence TTGAACGGCGACGAGGCATCCGAGGAAGCCATCCTCCGCGCGGCCGACTTGCTTGCGCACGGCGGCCTGGTGGCGTTTCCCACCGAAACCGTCTACGGCCTCGGAGCCGATGCGTCGAACGAAGCTGCTGTCCGGCGGATATTCCTCGCCAAGGGCCGTCCGGCGGACCACCCTGTCATCGTTCATGTGGCGGGCAGCGCCCAGCTCGCGTCTTGGGTCCGCCATGTCCCCGAGCCCGCCCGCAGGCTTGCAGAAGCCTTCTGGCCCGGCCCGCTCACGATGGTGCTCGAACGTGCCGAGCACGTCCTGGACATCATCACGGGAGGACAGAACACGGTAGGCATCCGGGTTCCCTCACATCCGGTTGCGCAGAAGATGCTGAGGGCGTTCGGCGGCGGCGTGGCCGGACCTTCAGCCAACCGTTTCGGCCACGTTTCACCGACTACTGCGGCTCACGTGAGGGCGGAGTTCGGCGACTCGCTGGACATGATCCTCGAAGGGGGACAGAGCGAAGTCGGCATCGAATCGACGATCGTGGACCTGTCACGGGGCCATCCCTTCCTCCTCAGGCCGGGCATCATCTCCGTGGAGCAGTTGGAGGCGGTCCTGGGCGAAACGGTTCGCAGGCCGGACGCCCACTCGCCGCGGGCCTCCGGCACGCTTGCGTCGCACTATGCGCCCACGACTCCTACCCGCCTCGTCGCTCCGGATGCCCTCGAAAGAACTCTGGCCATCGCCGGCGTCCGCGTGGGTGTGCTCGCGCGGCGTCCTCGAGGCGCGAACCTTTCCGCGGCTGTGTGGGTCGAAGCGCCCGATGACGCCGGCCGTTACGCGCATGAGCTCTATGCCGATCTGCGATATCTCGACACTTCCCGCTGCGATCTCATACTTGTCGAACAGGTTCCCGATTCCCGCGAATGGGATGCCATCCGGGATCGGATCGGCAGAGCCGCTTCCCCCGAAAGGAACTGA
- a CDS encoding phosphoribosylaminoimidazolesuccinocarboxamide synthase: protein MTATKPVLETRLRSLRFLHRGKVRDIYEIDADRLLIIQTDRLSAFDVILPTPIPGKGRVLTAMSNFWFARLAHVIPNHLLPDDPLAFVAADERDDVAERSFVVRRLAPLPIEAIVRGYVAGSGWKDYQRTGQICGIALPPGLREAQQLPEPIFTPSTKAPKGSHDENIDFAQARTLLGPERATAVRDAAIRLYREAAEYAGTRGIIIADTKFEFGTDATGLLYLIDEALTPDSSRFWPRAQYRVGISPPSFDKQFVRDWLEAQHWNKQPPAPSLPAEVQARTAEKYEEALRLLTA from the coding sequence ATGACCGCAACCAAGCCTGTACTCGAGACCCGGCTCCGTTCGCTGCGATTCCTCCATCGCGGCAAGGTGAGGGATATCTACGAGATCGATGCCGACCGCCTGTTGATCATCCAGACCGACCGGTTGTCCGCATTCGACGTGATCCTGCCCACGCCCATTCCCGGAAAGGGCCGCGTTCTGACCGCCATGTCGAACTTCTGGTTCGCCCGTCTCGCGCACGTGATTCCGAATCATCTGCTGCCCGACGATCCTCTTGCTTTCGTGGCGGCGGACGAACGCGACGACGTGGCCGAACGCTCCTTCGTGGTGCGCCGGCTGGCACCGCTGCCCATCGAGGCCATCGTACGCGGTTACGTGGCAGGCTCCGGCTGGAAGGACTATCAACGGACTGGCCAGATATGCGGAATCGCGCTGCCGCCGGGCCTGCGGGAAGCGCAGCAACTACCCGAACCCATTTTCACGCCGTCCACAAAGGCGCCCAAGGGTTCGCACGACGAGAACATCGATTTCGCGCAGGCCCGGACCCTGCTCGGTCCGGAACGGGCCACGGCCGTTCGCGATGCCGCCATCCGGCTTTACCGCGAGGCGGCCGAGTATGCGGGCACACGCGGGATCATCATTGCCGATACCAAGTTCGAGTTCGGCACCGACGCCACGGGCCTCCTGTACTTGATCGACGAGGCGCTGACTCCGGATTCGTCGCGCTTCTGGCCTCGCGCACAGTACCGGGTCGGCATCAGCCCGCCATCGTTCGACAAGCAGTTCGTGCGTGACTGGCTGGAGGCGCAGCACTGGAACAAGCAGCCGCCGGCGCCTTCCCTCCCCGCGGAGGTGCAGGCCCGCACGGCCGAGAAGTACGAGGAAGCCCTCCGGTTGCTCACCGCTTGA
- a CDS encoding 5-(carboxyamino)imidazole ribonucleotide synthase — MTPIAPGAWLGLLGGGQLGRMFAMAAQSMGYRVVVVDPGAEGPAASVADEHIRADYLDAAALGELARRCAAVTTEFENVPADALRRLADHCVVSPGHTGVAVAQDRIREKRFLEQAGLRTAPYVVIESEEQACTADASLFPGILKSARLGYDGKGQVSVLRLDELRAAFRALGSAPCVLERRLDLKLEVSVVVARGFDGRVVSFPVAENRHASGILDVSIVPARIAPALADRARAQALRVAETLDYHGVLCVEFFVAKEGDLIANEIAPRPHNSGHYTIDGCFSSQFEQQTRVMCRQPLGDSGIHCPSVMINLLGDLWAAGEPDWGLVLRHPKAKLHLYGKRDARPGRKMGHFTVLAPTVDQALAEALDIKSSLVTAARRAA, encoded by the coding sequence ATGACGCCCATCGCGCCAGGAGCCTGGCTGGGACTGTTGGGAGGTGGACAGCTCGGTCGGATGTTCGCCATGGCGGCACAGAGCATGGGCTATCGCGTGGTCGTCGTGGATCCGGGCGCGGAGGGTCCCGCGGCCTCCGTCGCGGACGAACACATTCGGGCGGATTACCTCGACGCGGCCGCTCTGGGGGAGCTGGCGAGAAGGTGCGCAGCGGTCACCACGGAATTCGAGAATGTGCCGGCGGACGCGCTGCGACGCCTCGCGGATCACTGCGTGGTCAGTCCGGGGCACACCGGTGTCGCCGTGGCGCAGGACCGAATTCGAGAAAAGCGCTTCCTGGAGCAGGCGGGTCTGCGGACCGCGCCCTACGTGGTGATCGAATCGGAAGAGCAAGCGTGCACCGCGGATGCCTCCTTGTTTCCGGGCATCTTGAAAAGTGCACGGCTCGGCTACGACGGCAAAGGACAGGTGAGTGTGCTGCGCCTAGACGAGTTGCGGGCGGCTTTCCGCGCTCTCGGCTCGGCGCCCTGCGTGCTGGAACGGCGGCTCGACCTGAAGCTCGAGGTTTCCGTGGTCGTGGCGAGGGGGTTCGATGGCAGGGTCGTGTCGTTCCCCGTGGCAGAGAACCGGCACGCGTCCGGAATTCTCGACGTGAGCATCGTTCCTGCGCGTATCGCTCCTGCACTTGCGGATCGCGCCCGTGCACAGGCATTGCGAGTCGCGGAAACGCTCGACTATCACGGTGTGCTGTGCGTGGAGTTCTTCGTCGCGAAGGAAGGCGATCTGATCGCGAACGAGATCGCCCCTCGACCGCACAACAGCGGGCATTACACCATCGACGGCTGCTTCAGCTCCCAGTTCGAACAGCAGACAAGGGTCATGTGCCGCCAACCGCTGGGCGACAGCGGAATTCACTGTCCATCTGTGATGATCAATCTGCTGGGAGATCTCTGGGCTGCGGGCGAACCTGATTGGGGGCTCGTGCTCCGGCACCCGAAGGCGAAGCTTCATCTGTACGGAAAGCGGGATGCGCGCCCCGGCCGCAAGATGGGACACTTCACCGTGCTTGCACCGACAGTGGATCAGGCCCTGGCCGAAGCGCTCGACATCAAGTCCTCCCTCGTGACCGCTGCGCGCCGAGCCGCCTGA
- the pyk gene encoding pyruvate kinase, with amino-acid sequence MQRSTKIVATLGPASSEPEVLKRLLAAGVDVVRMNFSHGTAADHLARAEAVRAASRELGLTVGIMCDLQGPKIRVGKFEAGRVTLENGARFVLDAECAVGNSERVGLDYKELPGDVKPNDVLLLDDGRIVLEVVEVSGPEIVTRVRHGGELSNNKGINRQGGGLTAPSLTAKDMEDIRTAAAMKADFMAVSFPKSGADMYMARELMRAAGGKALLIAKIERAEAIKALDDIMDASDAIMVARGDLAVEVGDAAVPALQKKMIRLAREKNKLTITATQMMESMIASPVPTRAEVSDVANAVLDGTDAVMLSAETASGRYPVQTVEAMARVCLEAEKSAELELDREFLNRVFTRVDQSIAMGALFTAFHLKVKCIASLTQSGSTALWISRLNSGVPIYALTPEINTRYRLSLFRDVYPLMIENFTNDRDVLLREAEDALKAHGAVQDGDLIVLTIGEPIGKSGGTNTLKIVRVGEHRSA; translated from the coding sequence ATGCAGCGTTCCACGAAGATAGTCGCCACGCTCGGCCCGGCCAGTTCCGAACCGGAGGTGCTGAAGCGGCTCCTCGCTGCGGGTGTCGATGTGGTCCGCATGAACTTTTCGCATGGGACGGCGGCCGACCATCTCGCACGGGCCGAAGCGGTACGCGCCGCTTCGCGCGAATTGGGCCTCACGGTCGGCATCATGTGCGACCTGCAGGGTCCCAAGATTCGCGTGGGCAAGTTCGAAGCGGGCCGGGTCACCCTCGAGAACGGCGCGAGATTCGTTCTCGATGCGGAGTGCGCTGTGGGAAATTCGGAACGCGTGGGCCTGGACTACAAGGAGTTGCCCGGCGACGTCAAGCCCAACGATGTCCTGCTGCTCGACGACGGGCGGATCGTATTGGAAGTCGTGGAGGTGTCGGGGCCGGAGATCGTGACGCGCGTTCGCCACGGCGGAGAACTGTCCAACAACAAAGGGATCAACCGGCAAGGCGGCGGGCTCACCGCCCCTTCCCTCACCGCAAAGGACATGGAGGATATCCGCACGGCTGCCGCCATGAAAGCCGACTTCATGGCAGTCTCCTTTCCGAAGAGCGGCGCGGACATGTACATGGCCCGCGAGCTGATGCGGGCGGCGGGTGGCAAGGCACTGTTGATCGCCAAGATCGAACGGGCGGAAGCGATCAAGGCGCTCGACGACATCATGGACGCCTCGGATGCCATCATGGTCGCGCGTGGCGACCTTGCAGTCGAAGTCGGGGATGCCGCAGTGCCCGCTCTGCAGAAGAAGATGATTCGTCTCGCGCGCGAGAAGAACAAGCTCACGATCACGGCCACCCAGATGATGGAATCGATGATCGCGAGCCCTGTCCCCACGCGCGCCGAAGTGTCCGACGTGGCGAACGCGGTGCTCGATGGGACCGATGCCGTGATGCTCTCGGCGGAGACGGCCAGCGGAAGGTATCCGGTACAGACGGTCGAAGCCATGGCCCGTGTCTGCCTCGAAGCGGAAAAGTCCGCCGAACTGGAGCTCGATCGCGAGTTCCTGAACCGGGTGTTCACCCGGGTGGATCAGTCGATCGCGATGGGGGCGTTGTTCACGGCATTCCATCTCAAGGTGAAATGCATCGCCTCCCTCACGCAGTCGGGCTCCACGGCCTTGTGGATTTCACGCCTCAATTCGGGGGTGCCGATCTATGCGCTTACCCCGGAGATCAACACGCGCTACCGGCTCTCCCTTTTCCGCGATGTCTATCCGCTGATGATCGAGAATTTCACCAACGATCGAGACGTGCTGTTGCGCGAGGCGGAGGACGCCCTGAAGGCGCATGGAGCCGTGCAGGACGGCGATCTCATTGTCCTCACCATCGGCGAGCCCATCGGCAAGTCCGGCGGAACCAACACACTCAAGATCGTGCGGGTCGGCGAGCACCGTTCCGCCTGA
- a CDS encoding phosphoglycerate kinase produces the protein MAILRMTDLDLRGKRVLIRSDLNVPQDDTGKITDDTRIRASLGAVRAALEKGARVMVTSHLGRPKEGQLNPEDSLAPVAKRLEELLGQPVRLKAGWVDGGDVAPAAGEVVMLENCRVNAGEKKNDEGLSRRMAALCDVYVNDAFATAHRAEATTHGIARFAPVACAGPLMADEVEALGKALEKPARPLVAIVGGSKVSTKLTILSALAEKVDQLIVGGGIANTFIAAAGLPIGKSLVERELMDEAARIMAAARSRGATVPIPVDVVVATEFSPTASATVKDVEDVGENEMILDIGPRSAAALVDMLGKAGTIVWNGPVGVFEFDQFGRGTESLARAIAQSGAFTLAGGGDTIAAIAKYGITDKLSYISTAGGAFLEFLEGKKLPAIEILETRSGG, from the coding sequence ATGGCAATCCTTCGAATGACCGACCTCGATCTGCGCGGCAAGCGAGTCCTGATCCGCTCGGATCTCAACGTTCCCCAGGACGACACCGGGAAGATCACCGACGACACGCGCATTCGCGCGTCTCTTGGCGCCGTACGGGCCGCACTGGAGAAGGGGGCACGGGTCATGGTGACTTCGCATCTGGGCCGGCCCAAGGAAGGACAGCTCAACCCCGAAGATTCCCTCGCTCCGGTGGCGAAGCGGCTGGAGGAACTGCTGGGTCAGCCGGTCAGGCTCAAGGCCGGATGGGTCGATGGCGGGGACGTAGCGCCTGCAGCGGGCGAGGTGGTCATGCTGGAGAACTGCCGCGTGAATGCAGGGGAGAAGAAGAACGACGAGGGACTCTCCCGCCGAATGGCCGCCCTGTGCGACGTCTATGTCAATGATGCGTTCGCGACCGCGCACCGCGCGGAGGCCACGACTCATGGTATCGCCCGATTCGCACCGGTCGCTTGTGCCGGTCCGCTGATGGCCGATGAAGTGGAAGCGCTGGGCAAGGCGCTCGAGAAGCCTGCCCGCCCTCTCGTGGCGATTGTCGGCGGATCGAAGGTCTCCACCAAGCTCACCATTCTTTCCGCGCTGGCGGAGAAGGTCGATCAGCTCATCGTGGGCGGCGGCATCGCCAATACGTTCATCGCGGCGGCAGGCCTGCCGATCGGCAAGTCGCTGGTGGAGAGGGAACTGATGGACGAGGCGGCCAGGATCATGGCGGCTGCGAGAAGTCGCGGTGCCACGGTCCCGATCCCGGTGGATGTCGTTGTCGCGACGGAGTTCTCTCCGACGGCGAGTGCGACGGTCAAGGATGTCGAGGATGTGGGCGAGAATGAGATGATCCTGGACATCGGACCTCGCTCGGCGGCAGCCCTGGTGGATATGCTCGGCAAGGCCGGTACGATCGTCTGGAACGGCCCTGTGGGTGTCTTCGAGTTCGATCAGTTCGGCAGAGGCACCGAATCCCTGGCCAGGGCGATTGCGCAGTCCGGGGCGTTCACATTGGCCGGTGGCGGCGATACGATTGCCGCGATCGCCAAGTACGGCATCACCGACAAGCTGTCCTACATCTCGACGGCAGGCGGCGCGTTCCTCGAATTCCTCGAGGGCAAGAAGCTGCCGGCCATCGAAATCCTGGAGACCCGCTCGGGCGGGTAA